In the Dyella humicola genome, CGCCGACCTGCTGATTGGCACGGTGCTGGTGCCGGGCGCCGCAGCGCCCAAGCTGGTGACGCATGACATGGTGCGCACGATGAAGGCCGGCTCGGTCATCGTCGACGTCGCCATCGACCAGGGCGGCTGCGTGGAGACCTCGCATGCCACCACCCATTCCGACCCCACCTACGTGGTGGACGGCGTGGTGCACTACTGCGTCGCCAACATGCCGGGTGCGGTCGCTCGCACTTCGACCTTCGCGCTCAACAGCGTGACCCTGCCCTTCACGCTCGCCCTGGCCAACAACGGCTGGAAGAAGGCGCTGGCGCAAGATGCCCATCTGCGTAACGGCCTCAACGTGTCCGAAGGCCAGGTGACCTGTGAGCCGGTCGCCCAGGCACACGGCCTGCCGTACGTGAAGGCGGAAACCGCGATCGGCCTGTAAGGCCTCGCAAGCATGGCCTTCCTGTGCGTTGCCGCAGGGAGGCCATGGCGCCGCTCTATGCCCGGTCATTGAGTGGCGCCTCTCGCGGGTGTACTCCGCCCCCATTCGTCGTCCCCCAAAGCCAAAGCGGCGCCTGCTGCCAGCGCTTCCTTTTGCATGATTGACGCCCCCCTTATGAGCGCGTAGCGTCCGCCGGGCGTCCGGGCTGGCTCGTCTGGCGCATCGGCATCTCTCCTTCGATAAAGCACGCATGCTGTGCAAGCCTCCGCCCGGGCACCCGCGTAGCCGTCGAAGTTCGTGTATGCGCGGTGCCGGCTGCGCTCCTGACGCTCATCACAGCCCTCTCTAAAATGGCGGAAAGAAGTCTGCCGCCTGCACCAGGACACCCGGTGAATCGGGCACTGATCGCGTGATCAGCCGTCAAGGACCCTCGACGACCTCAGCAATGATGTGGAGGACGTGTCATGGCAGTCGTAAACCGTCGTTATGTGCAATCGGTGTTGGTCGCTCTCGTCTATGCCTGCGCCGGAGCCGTCATGGCCCAGGACATGGCAGCCGTGTCACCAAGCACGACCAAGGTACTGATCGACAAACCGGACGTGAGAGTGATGGAAGTGAACGTGAAGCCGGGTGAAGGCATCCCGATGCATTCCCATCCGGAGAACGTTGTGTACTTCGTTACCGGCGGAAAGATCAAAACCACGACATCCGATGGAAAAGTGACCGAGGTCACGCGCAAGCCGGGCGAAGTTATGTGGAGCGCCCCTATTACGCATAAGAACGAGAACGTGGGCACGACCGAGGAGAAGGTCATTGTGATCGAGCTTAAGTCTGCCAAATAGCCAGTCGCGCTCGACCCATGAAACGGCTCATCATGACGTTCGGTGGAAGCCACCCATGCCACTCCGTTGCATGGGTTTGGGTGACATCGGCCAAGCAAGGCTTGGCCGATGTCTACTGGCATACCCATACGTGCTGACGTTGCTCTTGAAACAAAGGGTCTCCCGATGCCTGGCAACCATGGGCAGGGGTTTCAAGCTCATGCACCGGCTTGTATCTACGTAACCGTTGAGTCCGATCAAACGAAGTCTGGAGATCACCCCTACGACTACCTGGCCGGGAGCGCCTCATGCCTGTTTCGTCCGACACGTCACCGCCGCCGCACCCGCTATTGCGCTGCAGTGTGATCGCCGTTGCTGTCACCGCCCTGGCTATCGCGTTTGCCTACGTCGCCGGCTGGCTCACGCCGCAGCGACTGACACCGCAGCGCATGGTCAGCGCCTTGCAGACCAACAGCGGCCTATATCCGGGATACCGCCGCAATCATGCCAAGGGCGTCTGCGTTGCCGGCTATTTCGAAGGCAATGGAGCGGCGTCCGCCTATTCCACGGCGTCCGTCTTCGAGAAGGCCAGAACGCCGGTGTTAGGCCGCTTTTCGATACCCGGCGGCAACCCTTATGCGCCGGACGGCAGCACGCCGGTTCGCGCCCTCGGGCTTCGCTTCAACCTGCCCAACGGCCAACAGTGGCGCACGGCCATGATCAACACCCCCGTGTTCATCGTTTCGACTCCCGAAGCATTCAACCAGCTGACCGTGGCGACTCGCCCTGATCCGGCTACCGGCAAACCCGACCCCGCACGCGCTGGCGCCTTCTTTGCGTCCCATCCTGAAACTGCAGCATTTCTCGGCTGGGCCAAGACCAACAAGCCTTCGGCAAGCTTTGCGACCGATCGCTACGACGCTCTCAACGCGTTCTATTTCGTCGACACCCACGGGCAACAACACCCCGTGCGCTGGCGCTTCGAGCCGGAGGCCAAGGACGAAGCCGGTGCAGGTCCGAAGGCCGACGACAACGATTATCTTTCGCAGGACTTGCGGCAACGCCTCGCGACCACACCGCAACGTTGGCGCTTGCTGGTGACGCTGGCCGCACCCGGCGACCCGACCAACGACCCCACCAAAGCGTGGCCTGCCGACCGCACGACCATCGATGCCGGCACCCTTGTCATCGAAAACGAACAAGCGCAGGACAACGCCCCCTGCCGCGACATCAACTTCGACCCCACCATCCTCCCTGCAGGCATCATCGTCTCCGATGATCCGTTGTTGCCGGCGCGTTCGGCCGCCTATGCGGATTCCTATCTGCGTCGCACCCGCGAAGAGGCGCACATCCCCGGCACAACCCCTGCCGCAACGCCCAAGCCGGAGACCAAGTGATGACTGCACCCAGGGCTTTCCATCCGCTTGCACGCCTGCTGCACTGGACCATGGCCGTGCTGGTCCTGGCGATGTTGTTCA is a window encoding:
- a CDS encoding cupin domain-containing protein: MAVVNRRYVQSVLVALVYACAGAVMAQDMAAVSPSTTKVLIDKPDVRVMEVNVKPGEGIPMHSHPENVVYFVTGGKIKTTTSDGKVTEVTRKPGEVMWSAPITHKNENVGTTEEKVIVIELKSAK
- a CDS encoding catalase family peroxidase, whose protein sequence is MPVSSDTSPPPHPLLRCSVIAVAVTALAIAFAYVAGWLTPQRLTPQRMVSALQTNSGLYPGYRRNHAKGVCVAGYFEGNGAASAYSTASVFEKARTPVLGRFSIPGGNPYAPDGSTPVRALGLRFNLPNGQQWRTAMINTPVFIVSTPEAFNQLTVATRPDPATGKPDPARAGAFFASHPETAAFLGWAKTNKPSASFATDRYDALNAFYFVDTHGQQHPVRWRFEPEAKDEAGAGPKADDNDYLSQDLRQRLATTPQRWRLLVTLAAPGDPTNDPTKAWPADRTTIDAGTLVIENEQAQDNAPCRDINFDPTILPAGIIVSDDPLLPARSAAYADSYLRRTREEAHIPGTTPAATPKPETK